GTCGCCCACCCGGTACCCGTTCAACCGGAGCTCATAATGTCCTAGGCCGCTGATGTAAACCCGTGCTTGCCGGAGCTCGCCTTGGACGCGAAATTCGCGTCGAAATAAAGGCATCGGCCGGCCTTCGGCGCCGGCGGCGGGATCCCCGATCCATCGGCCGGCCCATTCCGCTGCGGACAGCTGCCCGGTTTCCCACCAAGCGATCTCGCTGTCCGACGCGCCGCCGCGATCGTCCCACACCGTCACGCGCCAAACATACCGCCGCCTCGGCCGCAGCGCCGCGCCTTCGTAACGAACGGACGTATGGCGTCCGCCCTCCACGATGCCGCTGTCCCACATGTCCGGCGCATCGTCCCGCAGCGCTTCCTCGCTGGACGCCACGACGATGCGGTAAGCGGTTAAACGGAGCGGCTCGCCGGCCGGCGCGGCGAAAGACCAGCCGAATACCGGCGCGGAAGTATCGAGACCGATCGGACAGGTCCGCCCATCCGTCCATAACGCAGCAACTTGCATCGTACCCATAGGTTCCGCCTTCTTTCTCTTACAAGAATGTTGTGTACGGCTCACTCACTCCGCCAACGTAAGCCGCCGCAATAACGACAGCGTCATATGGAAAAAGCCTTGGTCGTTCGGATGAAGACCGTCCGCGTAAAAGCGCTCATGGTGCGGCGTCAAAGCAAGGCCGTCGATATACTGCACATTGGGCTGTGAGCCGCATATGCGCTCCAGCCTCTCATGGATGCCGAAGAACGGGCCGCACGGCTTCCTATCGTTCAGGTCCGCGCGCCACAGCGGCGACATGACGGCGATCGGCACGTCGGCGTACAATTCGCTCAATGTGCCGATGAAGCCGTCCGCCTGTTCCTCGAACCGCTCGATCGAATCGCAGAGCGCCCAGTCGTTCGTCCCATACGCTACAGTAACGAGATCCGGACGGTACGGCAGCGCCGGATCGATCATGCCGGGGTGAAACACGAATCCGCTGATCGCCTGGTTGAGCAAGTTCATCCGCAGCTGCCTCGCGAGCAAGACCGGGTACGTCTGGGAAGGGTGAACGGCGTTCATCCCTTGCGTAATGGAATCTCCGAAGCACAGCAAATTTCGCGGGTGCGGCTCGGCGGGTTCGCAGGAGGCCCGCTCCGCCAGGACGAGCGCCTCGACAGTGACGCTGGCAAGGTACGGGAAGTATACCGTCACGCGCCGAGGCTTCCCCGGCTGAATCGGCAGGTCGATTGTCCATTCCCCGGCGCCTTCGTCGGTTACGGTATCTCCCGCGACCCCGACCAGTACGTCGTCGACGTACACGTCGAAGAGCAGTTGCTCGGTCGTCCCCGGTTTGATCGCCGCGCGGTAACGCATTCGAAGAAAAGCGGAATCCGTCCGAACGTCAAGACAAATTCCGGCGGAGTTATCGCAGCGAAATCGATGCGGCCGCCGCTCGAAAAACTCGAGCTGGGCATCGGTGAACCGCATCGGAAGCAGGCCGTTGCCGGCGTCGGCGACGCCGAGGCAGTTCCGGAACCATGAAGGCTTCATCGTTCCCCGTTCCCCTTAGGCAGCGGCTGCGAGGTCGCGACCGTAATGGTCCGGTACTCCGGCCAGACGTTGCACGTCCGATCTCCCTCCTGCGGTTTCCTGCAAGCCGTATAGAAATGATAGAGAATTCCGTTGTGCGTAATGACGGAAGGCTTGTGCGCGAATACCGAGTCCAGTTCGCCCTCCTGCCCGACGGCGATGATCGGGTCCGGATGTTTAACCCAGTCGCGTAAATTATCCGAAACGGCGATTCCTTCCTGCGCACGCTTGTAGTCGTACCCGAAATAGAACATCACCCACCGGTCGCCGTCCCGGAGGACGCACGGATCGCTGGCGAATCCGCAGTCCCATCCGTCCGGCGTCACCTCAAGGACCGGATTGCGCTCGTGGCGAGTCCAATGAAGTAAGTCCGTAGACGTTGCCAGCCCGGTTTGCTCGATCCATCGGCCGTGGTTCTGATTTTTGGCGTTGTAAAATAAATAGAAGGTCCCTTCATGTTCCAGCAGACATTCCTTATACAAGCCGCCTCGTTCCCACGGGTCTCCCTCCTCCGGCGTCAAAATCGGTTGTTCCAGCCGATTCCAGGTCAGCAGACTCTCATCTTCCGTCCACGCGAGGCCGATCTTCGCGGAGCCCTCCTCGTACCCTTCTCCCGGGTAGGAATGGTACGCGAGCCAATACTTCCCGTCCCACTTCTTGAGCGTTCCCGGTCCGTGCATGTCGTTGTCGCGCAGCAACCAAGTGCCGGCGATATTTTTCGCGTCCCATCCGGAGCCTTCGCCGCGGCGCAAGATCGTGGACAAGTGCTCCCAGCGCAGCAGATCGTCGCTGACGGCTAGCGCCGTTTGGTACCCCGCGCCGTCAAAGCCGACGTACATCATGTAGAAGCGATCATTGTGGCGGAACACGAACGGGCAATCCACGGCATGATAATCGAAGGCGCCTTGCACCCCCGAGCCGACCAGCACGGGCTCGTTCCATTTGTATGGCGTCAAACAGCTTGAAAGATCCATGGCCCATTCTCCTCTCCGCATGTAACCTGCAACCCGCTATTCCAAAGCGATACGTACCGGGCCGAACAATCCCCCCGACGGGAAGGCCGCCTGCCATTCCGGCCTTGGCGTCCGATCCCAGTACGTCACCGTCGGATTCGCCCCGACCAGACTCGTGGGACGTCCAACCTCATAATGCGTTCCCAGCGTGTTCGTCACTCTGACGCGCAGCCGATGCCGCCCTTCGGACAGCGTCCCTAGATCGAAGCTGTAAGGGCGCCAAACGCGGACGCCGAACGGCTTCCCGTCCACCCATACTTCGGCCGTTCCCCGCGCGTGTCCAAGATCCAGCGTCGCCGACGAAGCCGCCGGAACGTCGAACGTCGTTTCATATTCGACGGCTCCGCTGTGATGCGGAAGATGAAGCTCCGTCCGCCAGTCCCCGAGCTTGCCGGGGAAGGGGACGACGTCGAACCGAACGGGGGCAGCGAGCACGGCCGCCTCCGTTTGGGAGCCGTCCGGTTCGATGCGAACGGCGGCGATCGTGCCGGCCGCTTGCGGCGGGAACGCGACGAATCCGCTCCCGCCGGCGATTTCCTTGCCGCCGATCCAGACGCGCGTCCGTCCCTTCACCTCCAATGCCATGCCGCGAGCGCCGACCGGAAGCGGGAATCGCAGCCACACCGGCTTCCCCGCCGACGCGACATCCGCCATCAGCGGAAGCGGCGGCGATACCGGCACGGACTCCGGCATCAGCCACCCTACGTCCGGCAGCGGATGAGGGCGGGGATTGATCCAGAGCGACTCGGTTTCCGCGAACTGCAGGACGGCTTCATGGAGAATGAGCGGTTCGCCGCCGTGTTCATCGTGCCAGTCCGCGCCGGTGCAGAACGACATCGAGCTGCCGTCCGTCCGCTCGATGCGCCCATCGGCGAACACTTCCCCGTTCCCTTCCGGCAGCAGGAACGTCAATTCGTTGTCGCCGTCGCGCCAATAAGGCGTTATATCGACCTCTTCCTGCCCTTGGCGAATATACGGATTGAAATCGCCATGCTCCGTCACCGTCGCGCCGTTCACCTGCAGCACGGCGCGGCCGCGGGCGGCGAACACCATCCGAACTTTCCGTACCGGGCTGTCGCCGTGCGGAGCGCGAATTCGTCGCCGAAGGAAGGAATTCGCATTCGGCTTCGCGGCATAAATCCACTTCGGCAGCGGTTCGTACGGCGTCTCGCGAATCTCGAACCCCGCCCGCATCATGCCGCGGGCCCGCGCCTCCGCCCGCAGCAGCACCTCGTTCGGCCCTTCCCGCAGCTCGACCCACGCGGTCCGTTCCTCCGGACCGCCGGACCACTCGACGGGGCTCCCGTTCACCCAGCCCTCGAGGAACGCGTTGCTCTCCGTCCGGATCCAATATCGACCGGCCTTCGGCGCGACGGCGTGCGTACGCGCCCACATGATTTCGCCCTTCGCCGCTTCGCCCAGATGAAGGAACCTTCTCGGAACGCGCCCCATCCGACCGGCCCAGGAGCGGAACGCCAAATCGCCGAAGACGGTGCTGTATACGAGCGGCTTCGCATCGGCCGCACGGAACGAATCTCCCTTGCAGACGTGCCAATATGTCGATTCGCTCCACAGCCGCTCTTCCCAGCCTTCTTCCGTTGCCACCGGCAGATGCCAACCCGCGGCGATGCCGGTTTCCGGACCGTCCTCCGTGCGCACGAGCATCATCCGCCGCTCCGGCGGCATCGATCCCCGGGTTTCGTTATGCAGATCAAAGTCGCCGTACCGGTTATCCAGCGTCGGATCGACCCGCACCCTCCAGTCGGTCAACGTCCGGATTTCGCCCGTCGTAAGCGGCGCGCCGACTCGCGCAGGGAATCGATCGCCGGACGGCTGAACGAACTCGCCGTCCGCAGCGGCTTCCGTACATACGACGAGCGCCGCCGGCCAATCCCGGAACGGGACCTCGAGCTCGATCCACTCCCCATCGCGAACATGTGCCATACGTTGGATTCGGCCGCTTACAGGGTCCCACAACCAAGGGGTCCCCGCCGCCCGCAACCGGTACGCCGCCGGTTCGAGCGGCGCCGTCGATGCGTCGGCCGGCTGATGCATGCGCAGCAGCGCGCCTTCCTCCGGCAGCAGCAGGAACACGTCCGCGTCCTCCGTCTTTCGATGCAGCGACAGCCCCGGACCTTCGACTCGCTTCGGCACATGCCGCTCGATCAGCGCCGCCGCTTCCTCTGCGGTATCCACATAAGTCGCCCCCGGGATCGCCCCCTGCTCGCCGGGAGGAACGCGGACGCCGATCACAAGACCCCCTTGCCGCTGGAGCCGCCGTACATTCTCCAGCGCTTCCGCGCTCATCGCCGCCGTCCCGCACAAGATCAGCGCGCGGAACCGTTCGCCGGCGATCGTAAGCGAACCGTCCAGCGCTTCGGCGCGCTCCAGCACCGAATCGTCGACGATATCGAAGTCCAGATGCCGGCTGCGCAGCGCTCCCGGGTACTTCTCGGCGTCTCTTCGATTCACGGTTCCCGTCACGTCTCGATACACCTCGTGGAGGTGCGTCACGGTCTCGTTCGGATCGCGGTTGGACGCCGCCATCGGGTGTTCCCCCGGCTTCACGTCGCTGAGCGACATATACCCCACCACGGCCGAAGAGGGATAATGTACGGCGATATCGGCGACATGCGTTCCCTCGCTCAGCAGGCTGCACACCCGGCTGACCGTATCCGCGAACACGCCGTAATGCTCGAAGTAAGGCTGGCGCCACCCCGTATCGGGCGGAGCCCATTCCCACCAGCCGCCTCGGGTGGAGTAATACACCGCATGCGGACTGAACAGCGTCGCTCCGGCTTGCAGCCACGGCACGAGCCAGTGCATTGTCTCTTCGATCGTTCCGCCCCAGCCGCTGGAGTGGAACGCTTCGAGCCAAACCCGGGAGCCACCGTTCGCATGCACCATCGAAGCGTGAGGCTTGATTTCGCCGTCCATGTCGGAGCCGGGCGCATTGTACCAGCGATGCGTTCGGAAATAATCGAGATACAGCCGCTGCGCCCCAT
The nucleotide sequence above comes from Paenibacillus sp.. Encoded proteins:
- a CDS encoding SGNH/GDSL hydrolase family protein; the protein is MKPSWFRNCLGVADAGNGLLPMRFTDAQLEFFERRPHRFRCDNSAGICLDVRTDSAFLRMRYRAAIKPGTTEQLLFDVYVDDVLVGVAGDTVTDEGAGEWTIDLPIQPGKPRRVTVYFPYLASVTVEALVLAERASCEPAEPHPRNLLCFGDSITQGMNAVHPSQTYPVLLARQLRMNLLNQAISGFVFHPGMIDPALPYRPDLVTVAYGTNDWALCDSIERFEEQADGFIGTLSELYADVPIAVMSPLWRADLNDRKPCGPFFGIHERLERICGSQPNVQYIDGLALTPHHERFYADGLHPNDQGFFHMTLSLLRRLTLAE